In Sphingomonas psychrotolerans, the following proteins share a genomic window:
- a CDS encoding S9 family peptidase has protein sequence MREWLLGLALVALGAPLMTGEAAAQGKDLTLERLYASPDLAGTTPRKLTLSPDGKFVTLLRNRSDEKERFDLWAMDTRTGQWRMLVDSKKLGTGAELSEAEKMQRERARIGGTKGIVSYDWSADSQSVLVPLEGELYLARLDGQVHKLAAAAGPKLNAVISPSGRFASYVQDQNLVVMDLASGAPKRVTEDGTGTVHWGEAEFVAQEEMDRSTGYWWARDDSRVAVERFDEAPVGIVTRAAIGAEGTNIYQQRYPKAGTANALVELYVMRPDGSAKVKVDLGQETDIYLARVDWSRDGKALYVQRQNRDQTVLDVLAVDPATGKSSVLFSEKSGAKSWVNLSNALTPLDDGSLIWWSERDGHGHLYRFAKGKWTQLTKGEWEVTPDVVGVDQAAGRVFFLGNKDGVLERHLYMASYHKAGSVARLTEAGWWNSAVMDPAGTRAIVTRSSPDQPSQVYLAEASGKRIAWVNENAVTAADHPYNPYLASHRERSFGTIKGPDGTELHWEMVSPKREPGKRYPVFFQHYGGPHAQTVSKAWGGALQQYIVDRGYVWFQIDNRGSANRGKAYEDAIWHAMGSVEVEDQIAGANYLKTLDFVDPAKIVTYGWSYGGYMTLKMLEAAPGVFAAGVAGAPVSKWELYDTHYTERYMGDPTKVAGAYKSSDTITDAAKIKDPLLIIHGMADDNVVLEHSTAMAATLQQQKVPFEMMLYPGHTHKVGGPGVSEHLWATILGFLDRQTGTAKR, from the coding sequence ATGCGGGAATGGTTGTTGGGATTGGCTTTGGTTGCGCTGGGAGCACCGCTGATGACCGGTGAGGCGGCAGCACAGGGCAAGGACCTGACCCTCGAGCGTCTCTATGCCAGCCCCGATCTCGCCGGCACCACGCCCCGGAAACTGACGCTGTCGCCCGACGGCAAGTTCGTCACGCTGCTGCGCAACCGCTCCGACGAGAAAGAACGCTTCGATCTTTGGGCGATGGACACGCGCACCGGCCAGTGGCGGATGTTGGTCGATTCGAAGAAGCTAGGTACCGGGGCCGAACTCTCGGAGGCCGAGAAGATGCAGCGCGAGCGGGCGCGGATCGGCGGGACCAAGGGCATCGTCTCCTATGACTGGTCGGCCGACTCGCAGTCCGTCCTCGTCCCGCTGGAGGGCGAGCTCTATCTCGCCCGGCTGGACGGGCAGGTGCACAAGCTCGCCGCGGCGGCGGGACCCAAGCTCAACGCCGTGATCAGCCCGTCGGGCCGCTTCGCCAGCTATGTCCAGGATCAGAATCTGGTGGTTATGGACCTCGCCAGCGGGGCGCCGAAGCGCGTGACGGAGGATGGCACGGGCACCGTCCATTGGGGCGAGGCCGAGTTCGTCGCGCAGGAAGAAATGGACCGCTCGACCGGCTATTGGTGGGCGCGCGACGACAGCCGCGTCGCCGTCGAGCGCTTCGACGAGGCGCCGGTCGGCATCGTCACCCGCGCGGCGATCGGCGCCGAGGGGACCAATATCTACCAGCAACGCTATCCCAAGGCAGGCACGGCGAACGCCTTGGTCGAACTCTATGTGATGCGGCCCGACGGCAGTGCGAAGGTCAAGGTCGATCTCGGCCAGGAGACAGACATCTATCTCGCGCGGGTCGACTGGTCGCGCGACGGCAAGGCGCTCTATGTCCAGCGCCAGAATAGGGATCAGACCGTGCTCGATGTGCTCGCAGTCGACCCCGCGACGGGCAAGTCGAGCGTGCTGTTCAGCGAGAAATCGGGTGCGAAGAGCTGGGTGAACCTGTCCAATGCGCTGACGCCGCTCGACGACGGCAGCCTGATCTGGTGGTCAGAGCGCGACGGGCACGGGCATCTCTATCGCTTCGCCAAGGGCAAATGGACCCAACTCACCAAGGGCGAGTGGGAAGTCACTCCCGACGTGGTCGGCGTCGATCAGGCGGCGGGCCGGGTATTCTTCCTCGGCAACAAGGATGGGGTGCTCGAACGGCACCTTTACATGGCGAGCTATCACAAGGCAGGCAGCGTGGCGCGGCTGACCGAAGCGGGCTGGTGGAACAGCGCAGTGATGGATCCGGCTGGAACGCGCGCGATCGTCACCCGGTCGAGCCCCGATCAACCGTCGCAGGTCTATCTCGCCGAGGCGTCGGGCAAGCGGATCGCGTGGGTGAACGAGAACGCAGTCACCGCGGCCGATCATCCCTACAACCCCTATCTCGCCAGCCACCGTGAGCGAAGCTTCGGCACCATCAAGGGGCCGGACGGGACCGAACTCCACTGGGAGATGGTCAGCCCGAAACGCGAACCGGGCAAGCGTTACCCCGTGTTCTTCCAGCATTATGGCGGGCCGCATGCGCAAACGGTCAGCAAGGCGTGGGGCGGGGCGCTGCAGCAATATATCGTCGATCGCGGCTATGTCTGGTTCCAGATCGACAATCGCGGCTCGGCCAATCGCGGCAAGGCATATGAGGATGCGATCTGGCACGCGATGGGATCGGTCGAGGTCGAGGATCAGATCGCCGGCGCGAACTATCTCAAGACGCTCGATTTCGTCGATCCGGCGAAGATCGTCACCTATGGCTGGTCGTACGGCGGATACATGACGCTCAAGATGCTCGAGGCGGCGCCGGGCGTTTTCGCGGCGGGTGTGGCGGGCGCGCCGGTAAGCAAATGGGAACTCTACGACACCCATTATACCGAGCGTTACATGGGCGATCCGACCAAGGTGGCCGGAGCGTATAAAAGCTCCGATACGATCACCGATGCCGCGAAGATCAAGGATCCGTTGCTGATCATCCACGGCATGGCCGACGACAATGTCGTGCTCGAACACAGCACGGCGATGGCGGCGACGCTGCAGCAGCAAAAGGTGCCGTTCGAGATGATGCTCTATCCGGGCCACACCCATAAGGTCGGCGGACCGGGAGTCAGCGAGCATTTGTGGGCGACCATCCTCGGCTTCCTCGATCGGCAGACCGGGACGGCAAAGCGCTGA
- a CDS encoding helix-turn-helix domain-containing protein: protein MPPDAVPDHAYETTHLILAVEDGYVSGAVRARSWRGPSMLVYNPPGTLHRDPIHTTGGRFVSIDLPAGAEPKGVADAMVVRAGEARSATNLVVAAIMAGSTYLELEDSLPGQSVALAASKDRTQARPPWLQIATEALADLADVPELRVRDLARIAGVHPVHLARVFREHFGCSPGTAIRRTRIERVAAALSRRRSIAALAAEHGFADHAHLTRCFRAAYGVTPSAFRAAFD from the coding sequence GTGCCGCCGGACGCCGTTCCCGATCACGCGTACGAAACCACCCACCTGATCCTCGCGGTCGAGGATGGCTATGTCAGCGGCGCCGTCCGTGCGCGGTCGTGGCGAGGTCCATCCATGCTGGTGTACAATCCACCCGGTACCCTGCATCGTGACCCGATACACACGACTGGCGGGCGGTTCGTGTCCATTGATCTGCCTGCGGGCGCAGAGCCGAAGGGTGTGGCTGATGCGATGGTCGTCCGAGCCGGTGAGGCGAGATCGGCGACGAACCTGGTTGTGGCCGCCATAATGGCAGGCTCCACGTATCTTGAGCTCGAGGATTCACTGCCTGGCCAGTCGGTTGCACTGGCGGCCAGCAAGGATCGTACGCAAGCGCGCCCTCCCTGGCTGCAGATCGCCACAGAGGCGCTGGCCGATCTTGCGGACGTGCCGGAATTGAGAGTGCGTGACCTGGCCCGGATTGCAGGCGTCCACCCGGTGCACCTCGCGCGCGTCTTCAGGGAGCATTTCGGCTGCTCGCCTGGTACGGCCATAAGACGCACCAGGATCGAGCGGGTCGCGGCAGCGCTGTCCAGGAGACGCTCGATTGCGGCCCTCGCTGCGGAGCACGGCTTCGCCGACCATGCGCATCTGACGCGCTGCTTCCGCGCGGCCTATGGCGTGACCCCCTCGGCCTTTCGAGCCGCTTTCGATTGA
- a CDS encoding queuosine precursor transporter translates to MIEGAQGPAQVAARDVSGGHFRYYDFIMAAFVAILLLSNVLGAGKVAQVWLPGIGFWPFGAGILFFPLSYVIGDVLTEVYGYARARRVIWAGTGAVLFMAFMSWVVVMLPPAPSWGNQGAYETIFGQVPRIVLASVCAFWAGEFVNSYVLARMKLWTQGRMLWARTIGSTFAGQAIDSLIFYPLAFLGAVGWTTELVLQVLFTQWALKVGWEVLLTPATYAIVGFLKRREGVDVYDEGTDFTPFATRV, encoded by the coding sequence ATGATCGAGGGGGCACAGGGGCCGGCGCAGGTTGCCGCGCGCGACGTGAGCGGCGGGCATTTCCGCTATTATGATTTCATCATGGCAGCGTTCGTTGCGATTCTGCTGCTGTCGAACGTGCTCGGCGCGGGCAAGGTCGCGCAGGTCTGGTTGCCCGGCATCGGTTTCTGGCCGTTCGGCGCGGGCATCCTGTTTTTCCCGCTCTCCTACGTGATCGGCGACGTGCTGACCGAGGTCTATGGCTATGCGCGCGCCCGGCGGGTGATCTGGGCGGGCACCGGCGCGGTGCTGTTCATGGCATTCATGTCGTGGGTGGTGGTGATGCTGCCGCCGGCGCCGAGCTGGGGCAACCAGGGTGCCTATGAGACGATCTTCGGGCAGGTGCCGCGGATCGTCCTCGCTTCGGTCTGCGCCTTCTGGGCGGGCGAGTTCGTCAATTCCTATGTGCTCGCGCGGATGAAATTGTGGACGCAGGGCCGAATGCTGTGGGCACGCACGATCGGATCCACCTTTGCCGGGCAGGCAATCGACAGCCTGATCTTCTATCCGCTCGCCTTTCTCGGCGCCGTGGGCTGGACGACCGAGCTCGTCCTCCAGGTGCTGTTCACCCAATGGGCGCTCAAGGTCGGCTGGGAAGTGCTGCTGACTCCGGCCACCTATGCGATCGTCGGCTTCCTCAAGCGCCGTGAAGGCGTTGACGTCTATGACGAGGGAACCGACTTCACGCCCTTCGCCACGCGGGTTTGA
- a CDS encoding alpha/beta hydrolase, with the protein MTAEEATFTSAGELDIFYRVWQPAAAPRAVVVICHGVNSHGGQHAWAAERFVESGYVVLALDLRGRGRSAGERFYVEDIADYVADVAGTIGIAKARYPGLKLFLLGHSAGGVTSASYVLDHQAEIDGFICESFAFQVPAPGFALAAIKGLSHIAPRLGVLKLKNEDFSRDPEWVAALNADPLIENETQPAATVAALVRADERLREEFPTITLPVLILHGTADKATVCEGSVFFHETAGSADKTLKLYKDHYHDLLADVGKEEVMADIKAWLEAHL; encoded by the coding sequence ATGACTGCCGAGGAAGCGACGTTCACGAGCGCGGGCGAGCTCGATATCTTCTATCGCGTGTGGCAGCCGGCGGCGGCGCCGCGCGCAGTGGTGGTCATCTGCCACGGCGTCAATTCGCATGGCGGGCAGCATGCATGGGCGGCGGAACGGTTCGTCGAGAGCGGCTATGTCGTGCTTGCGCTCGATCTGCGCGGGCGCGGCCGTTCGGCGGGCGAGCGCTTCTATGTCGAGGACATTGCGGACTATGTCGCGGACGTTGCGGGCACGATCGGCATCGCCAAAGCGCGCTATCCGGGGCTGAAGCTGTTCCTGCTCGGCCACAGCGCCGGCGGAGTGACCTCGGCGAGCTATGTGCTCGACCACCAGGCCGAGATCGACGGCTTCATCTGCGAGAGTTTCGCCTTTCAGGTCCCCGCGCCGGGCTTCGCGCTCGCCGCGATCAAGGGGCTGAGCCACATCGCCCCCCGGCTGGGCGTGCTCAAGCTCAAGAACGAGGACTTCTCACGCGATCCTGAATGGGTCGCGGCGCTCAATGCCGATCCGCTGATCGAGAACGAGACCCAACCGGCGGCGACGGTGGCGGCATTGGTCCGCGCCGATGAGCGGCTGCGCGAGGAATTCCCGACGATCACCTTGCCGGTGCTGATCCTGCACGGCACCGCCGACAAGGCGACGGTGTGCGAGGGCAGCGTGTTCTTTCACGAGACCGCCGGATCGGCCGACAAGACGCTCAAGCTGTACAAGGATCATTATCACGACCTGCTCGCGGATGTGGGCAAGGAAGAAGTGATGGCGGACATCAAGGCGTGGCTGGAGGCGCATCTGTAA